The Lactuca sativa cultivar Salinas chromosome 2, Lsat_Salinas_v11, whole genome shotgun sequence genome includes a window with the following:
- the LOC111892945 gene encoding putative UPF0481 protein At3g02645 isoform X1, with amino-acid sequence MATSDLELGAGDSLCHSVQFLLDCKEKGRKLGNHGLASIFMVPRVCRDHSPSSFNPRVVSIGPLHRQDKNLQEFEVQKTTYLHHLLDLSGCNPEKTLQECVHKVCRKIELVKACYAESMIYNDEELVRMMVIDACFILDFIHLLSEDDGPFPVSMLIAPSIVNDMVLIENQIPFFVLKDIFESTILQFKPKTTLTNHIKILLKHYNIFGANLVQHNLKLDTTHDHILGFLHKCFQPVHDIPTGSRTHPKRHMTMDLDRAGVNFRPNEDANWAMAMKLELPRFSCFPWFWCKPTLRMPKVTLNDDSEPVLRNLITYEQSSLVPNYVTSYVCAMDMLIDTPDDVAKLVKSGVIANKLCSNEKAVNMINSVCKDVALLEFFYHQEWQELDIYYNSYWPNAAAGLKRTYFSSPWNMIALFAGIVLFVLTVVQTIFTIKAANPMIVIKH; translated from the coding sequence ATGGCAACTAGCGATTTGGAGCTTGGAGCTGGAGATAGCCTTTGCCATTCTGTCCAGTTTCTGCTTGATTGTAAAGAAAAAGGAAGAAAACTTGGCAATCATGGTTTAGCATCAATTTTCATGGTTCCTAGAGTGTGCCGAGATCACAGCCCAAGTTCTTTTAACCCTCGGGTGGTCTCTATTGGACCTCTCCACAGACAAGATAAAAATTTGCAAGAATTTGAAGTTCAAAAAACGACTTATTTACATCATCTACTGGATCTTTCAGGTTGCAACCCAGAGAAAACGTTACAAGAATGTGTGCACAAGGTGTGTAGGAAAATAGAACTAGTCAAGGCATGTTATGCAGAGTCAATGATCTACAACGATGAAGAACTTGTTAGAATGATGGTTATAGATGCTTGTTTCATACTTGATTTCATTCACCTTCTTTCAGAAGATGATGGACCATTTCCTGTAAGTATGTTGATTGCtccatcaatagttaatgatatgGTGTTGATAGAAAACCAAATCCCGTTTTTTGTTCTTAAAGACATCTTTGAGTCCACTATTCTCCAATTTAAACCAAAGACCACTcttacaaaccatatcaagatcCTTCTCAAACACTACAATATCTTTGGAGCAAATTTAGTACAACATAATCTCAAACTAGATACCACTCATGATCATATTCTTGGCTTTCTACACAAATGTTTCCAGCCTGTGCATGATATCCCGACAGGATCTAGAACACATCCAAAGAGGCACATGACCATGGACCTAGATAGAGCAGGGGTGAACTTTAGGCCTAATGAAGATGCAAATTGGGCAATGGCCATGAAACTAGAATTACCAAGGTTTTCATGCTTCCCATGGTTTTGGTGTAAGCCTACTCTGCGGATGCCAAAAGTGACTCTTAATGATGACAGTGAACCAGTTTTAAGGAACCTCATTACTTACGAGCAGTCATCTCTAGTTCCTAATTACGTGACTTCATATGTCTGTGCCATGGATATGCTAATCGATACTCCAGACGATGTTGCCAAGTTGGTAAAATCAGGTGTTATTGCGAATAAATTATGCTCGAATGAGAAAGCTGTGAATATGATAAACAGTGTATGCAAAGATGTTGCCTTACTGGAATTTTTCTACCATCAAGAGTGGCAAGAATTGGATATCTACTACAATAGTTATTGGCCAAATGCTGCTGCAGGGTTAAAGCGTACGTATTTCAGTAGTCCATGGAATATGATTGCTTTATTTGCTGGAATTGTTTTGTTTGTTCTTACGGTAGTTCAGACAATCTTTACAATCAAGGCCGCAAATCCAATGATTgttattaaacattaa
- the LOC111892945 gene encoding putative UPF0481 protein At3g02645 isoform X2, protein MVPRVCRDHSPSSFNPRVVSIGPLHRQDKNLQEFEVQKTTYLHHLLDLSGCNPEKTLQECVHKVCRKIELVKACYAESMIYNDEELVRMMVIDACFILDFIHLLSEDDGPFPVSMLIAPSIVNDMVLIENQIPFFVLKDIFESTILQFKPKTTLTNHIKILLKHYNIFGANLVQHNLKLDTTHDHILGFLHKCFQPVHDIPTGSRTHPKRHMTMDLDRAGVNFRPNEDANWAMAMKLELPRFSCFPWFWCKPTLRMPKVTLNDDSEPVLRNLITYEQSSLVPNYVTSYVCAMDMLIDTPDDVAKLVKSGVIANKLCSNEKAVNMINSVCKDVALLEFFYHQEWQELDIYYNSYWPNAAAGLKRTYFSSPWNMIALFAGIVLFVLTVVQTIFTIKAANPMIVIKH, encoded by the coding sequence ATGGTTCCTAGAGTGTGCCGAGATCACAGCCCAAGTTCTTTTAACCCTCGGGTGGTCTCTATTGGACCTCTCCACAGACAAGATAAAAATTTGCAAGAATTTGAAGTTCAAAAAACGACTTATTTACATCATCTACTGGATCTTTCAGGTTGCAACCCAGAGAAAACGTTACAAGAATGTGTGCACAAGGTGTGTAGGAAAATAGAACTAGTCAAGGCATGTTATGCAGAGTCAATGATCTACAACGATGAAGAACTTGTTAGAATGATGGTTATAGATGCTTGTTTCATACTTGATTTCATTCACCTTCTTTCAGAAGATGATGGACCATTTCCTGTAAGTATGTTGATTGCtccatcaatagttaatgatatgGTGTTGATAGAAAACCAAATCCCGTTTTTTGTTCTTAAAGACATCTTTGAGTCCACTATTCTCCAATTTAAACCAAAGACCACTcttacaaaccatatcaagatcCTTCTCAAACACTACAATATCTTTGGAGCAAATTTAGTACAACATAATCTCAAACTAGATACCACTCATGATCATATTCTTGGCTTTCTACACAAATGTTTCCAGCCTGTGCATGATATCCCGACAGGATCTAGAACACATCCAAAGAGGCACATGACCATGGACCTAGATAGAGCAGGGGTGAACTTTAGGCCTAATGAAGATGCAAATTGGGCAATGGCCATGAAACTAGAATTACCAAGGTTTTCATGCTTCCCATGGTTTTGGTGTAAGCCTACTCTGCGGATGCCAAAAGTGACTCTTAATGATGACAGTGAACCAGTTTTAAGGAACCTCATTACTTACGAGCAGTCATCTCTAGTTCCTAATTACGTGACTTCATATGTCTGTGCCATGGATATGCTAATCGATACTCCAGACGATGTTGCCAAGTTGGTAAAATCAGGTGTTATTGCGAATAAATTATGCTCGAATGAGAAAGCTGTGAATATGATAAACAGTGTATGCAAAGATGTTGCCTTACTGGAATTTTTCTACCATCAAGAGTGGCAAGAATTGGATATCTACTACAATAGTTATTGGCCAAATGCTGCTGCAGGGTTAAAGCGTACGTATTTCAGTAGTCCATGGAATATGATTGCTTTATTTGCTGGAATTGTTTTGTTTGTTCTTACGGTAGTTCAGACAATCTTTACAATCAAGGCCGCAAATCCAATGATTgttattaaacattaa